A stretch of the Aegilops tauschii subsp. strangulata cultivar AL8/78 chromosome 4, Aet v6.0, whole genome shotgun sequence genome encodes the following:
- the LOC109760054 gene encoding uncharacterized protein isoform X2, which yields MWHFLMLDESTSTGHHSQKKKRSTGHTSSRRAIYAAPCPFRALSLLIGGFRACLSQFCRFQQTAIALTIPFFLQHLTAGKLLSSVQRRQTAMDGDSPVMTDSERRAYRYVQAPKVHGLGGMKNSWSNDSLFSLSYAGAGGRAVVHSCVCAPTTHPGSFRCKHHRQSAAHLGAAGHAQAQPTAEADADSKRNEVHGEMSTADDEKAS from the exons ATGTGGCATTTTCTTATGTTGGATGAGTCAACAAGCACAGGCCATCAttcgcaaaaaaagaaaagaagcaCAGGCCACACCAGCAGCCGACGTGCCATATATGCCGCCCCTTGCCCCTTCCGCGCCTTAAGCCTATTAATAGGAGGATTCCGTGCTTGTCTCTCACAGTTTTGCAGATTTCAGCAGACGGCCATAGCTTTGACCATCCCCTTCTTCCTTCAACATTTGACGGCCGGCAAACTCTTGTCCTCAG TGCAGCGAAGGCAGACGGCCATGGACGGCGACAGCCCGGTGATGACGGACAGCGAGCGGAGGGCGTACCGGTACGTGCAGGCGCCCAAGGTGCATGGCCTGGGCGGCATGAAGAACTCATGGTCCAACGACTCTCTCTTCAGCCTCAGCTACGCCGGCGCGGGGGGCAGGGCCGTCGTCCACTCGTGCGTCTGCGCGCCAACCACGCACCCGGGCTCCTTCCGCTGCAAGCACCACCGCCAGAGCGCCGCCCACCTCGGCGCCGCCGGTCACGCGCAAGCGCAGCCCACGGCTGAGGCCGACGCCGACTCTAAGCGCAACGAGGTCCACGGAGAAATGTCGACCGCGGATGACGAGAAGGCGTCGTGA
- the LOC109760054 gene encoding uncharacterized protein isoform X1, producing MDGDSPVMTDSERRAYRYVQAPKVHGLGGMKNSWSNDSLFSLSYAGAGGRAVVHSCVCAPTTHPGSFRCKHHRQSAAHLGAAGHAQAQPTAEADADSKRNEVHGEMSTADDEKAS from the coding sequence ATGGACGGCGACAGCCCGGTGATGACGGACAGCGAGCGGAGGGCGTACCGGTACGTGCAGGCGCCCAAGGTGCATGGCCTGGGCGGCATGAAGAACTCATGGTCCAACGACTCTCTCTTCAGCCTCAGCTACGCCGGCGCGGGGGGCAGGGCCGTCGTCCACTCGTGCGTCTGCGCGCCAACCACGCACCCGGGCTCCTTCCGCTGCAAGCACCACCGCCAGAGCGCCGCCCACCTCGGCGCCGCCGGTCACGCGCAAGCGCAGCCCACGGCTGAGGCCGACGCCGACTCTAAGCGCAACGAGGTCCACGGAGAAATGTCGACCGCGGATGACGAGAAGGCGTCGTGA